One genomic window of Dethiosulfovibrio salsuginis includes the following:
- the nrdD gene encoding anaerobic ribonucleoside-triphosphate reductase, producing the protein MSVMKEDNRTRCEVYSRVVGFLSPVSQWNKGKKEEFSDRLTFDRSTGQETVKKA; encoded by the coding sequence ATGAGCGTAATGAAGGAAGACAACAGAACTAGATGTGAGGTATATTCGAGGGTCGTCGGTTTTCTCTCCCCTGTATCCCAGTGGAACAAAGGCAAAAAAGAGGAGTTTTCCGATAGGCTTACTTTCGACAGGTCTACAGGACAAGAAACCGTAAAAAAAGCCTGA